ACGGGACGGGTAGAGtttgccgaaaaaaaaaaaagttcttttttactGAGGTCTGAGTTCCCAAGCATCTCTGGACTTTGTAAAGTAGCCAGAGTTTTgcgaattttgttttttttttacggcaACTTGCACGTTTTCACCTCTGGAGTTTCGGTAAAGACTTGGATCCACATCCCATTTATGGAAATGAAGACCTTGTTTGAGACAAGGCTTCATTAACACTTGAACGAGATAATTACCGTTGTGGCAATATAAGTGTAGCTGTGGTAAGTTTTGTGATCATTAAAGAATTAATAAAACCTTTTAATTAATGTCTTTGCTGTCGGTCTAACAGTTTAATTTAAATGTCGTGAAACTCCAAGACATTCTGCTATATAAAAGTCACTGAAGAAAGAGGCTTTGAAACTTTCACTGTCACATGACCCACCCAAAAAACGCACAAAAGAAAATCAGATCACATGCTACGTTTTCACTGTCAACGTACATGTACAAGATGTCAGCAAATCTGCTTGACCTGCAGAAAATCAGTAGTAAAAGAAAACCTGACTCCATCAAAGATCAGGAACATCCTACATTTAGCTGCGAGATTTGATAGTTGTGTCAACTGCCAGTCCCAGTATAAAGAAGTTCTCTCCAAAAGAGGCCATCAGCACCTGGAtcaacagtgacaagaacaAGAAGCACTTTGTCTCCTCTACTGTCCAGCACAATTCCAGTCAACCAGCTGCTACAGCAGAATGTGGTGTGCTGGAGGAACTTCCACCTCTTCCTGTCCTTCCAAATCCTACTCTGGACGAGGCTTGAAGTGGCCTCTGTGAACTTATTTTGCAAaactttataatttttttaaatgtctcaTTGTTTCAAAAAGTAGACCAGTAGGAATATAATTCAGATGATTTCCTTAAACACAGCTTCAGAATATTGCCGGGACTTGAATGTTTCATCTTAGATCACAATTTTAATGCCTCATAGATGTGCTGCATTTTCTCAAGTTGTCTATTGTACATAAAGAATGTGAGTGATACCCGATGTGTGTGTATGTAATGTTGTTGTATTAAAAAGTGCAAAGGACAACAGAAATTGAAATAACTGTTAAACTAAACCCTTGAGATTTGGTACAAAACAGATCATACAATTTCTACGTTTTTTAATGACATTTATTCGCTTTAATAATTTTTGGGATGAGTGAATTTAACTTTCAGACAACGAAAATGTGAATGTTAGTTGTCCAATGGACAACTGGAATAAGAAAATTAATTCTGCGCATAGTCCCTCCAAGGAAGTGTctggaaatggcccattgtctGGCAAAAATGTTGAGGTCTTAGATCACGTGACATAGAAGGTGCACACTTGAGAGGTCAAAATGGCAGAGTGCATGGGCGGAGAGGTCAGCGAAGACGATGTAGACAATGAAAGTTTATTGATTTCTCTCAATACGATCGAGAGAAGCATAAATTCAGATGTCGACTTAGAAGAAGTGGAAAACCAGCTTGATTCTGTTTGGAATGAAGTAAAGTTTTCTATAATTGTTACCTTCGTGGCTGTTATTTAAAGTTATTAGTGCcaattaatttaagttaataATGGAGTCAGTTATTTTAACGAAGTTAAACTTAAACTTTCAACAAGTATCTCTCACGCCTGACCTTTCTAGAAGTGTAGATAAAGggagcgtaggagaaaccaactgctagCGTGGTACAAACCCCCATTTACACGAGTTGGAATGCAGTTTGGTCATCATTGGCTAAACTCTTTCAATAACCAACCCTATAAATTACTTACTGAACTGGAAAGAAATAATCAATGCTTCCTGGAGAGCTGTACATCAATACCTTGTGCGATAATTAAGTATGACGTTTTTAGATGTTCTTGTTGTAAATATGTAAAAGACTTAACTTCTTAGCTTTAAGCATAATTACATCATGAGGCTTATTATAGTTCAATGTATTTTCAGATGAAatgttaccgtatttacccgtgtataagccgcacccgtagataagccgcaccgcGAGTTTAAAATAAGATTTTTagtaaaaaaagttttttgagcaGAATAAATATACACAAATAGTGAATCAATGTAACATATTTAGTTTCTTTATTCTGATATTTCTTACATCTTTTGAGTAAAATTTTTAAGTCCGATTCGTGTATTTCGTACATTCTATAACACCAAGAAGCACTTCATTAACGCCACGGAACATTCAAGAGTGCAATTTGCATGTTTATAAACGTTCAATAGTGTCAACGAACAAACAAGAGCATCTATCGACAATCAAGGACGCCAACTGGACATTTAAACACGCAATTGACAATCAGTAACACCAAAAGAAAATCATTAACATCTTCTGACAATCGTAAGTGAAAAAGAGACATTCAACAAGTCAATAAGCATAGAGAGGCACAATCAATGGCGTCAAGAGACAATCATTTATTGAAAAGTTACATTCAATCCCGTGAATCGTTAAACATTTGTGTAATAATGACAAACAATAAAGGGaaacaaactttcaaaattGTTTCTTAGTTTAAGGCTATTATCCTTCGATTGCTTTGTTATTGATGCACCTTGGTAAGTATGTCTGCATAAACCTGAACCACTGTCCACATTTGGCGACAGTGATGGTACCAATATTCCTCTGTAGTGTTTGAAGTAACAACTGCGTGCGGTAATTTCCCAAGGCAAGTCCTTGACATCTGGCTTCAGCGCGGTCGTTCATCTGTACTTGAATTTCAGGATGACTTATATCCACCTTTATTGCAGCTTTCAAGGCCGCAGCTTGTTCAACAATAGTGAGAAAGGGACTGTAAGGTGGCAATTTTCTTAATTCTGAATTAGGTCCGGGAATGGCAGGATTCCTGTGGGCTGGTGCACCATCATAAATAAAAATCATGTGTTCATCGGGATTGAGATTTAGCCTTGTCTGCGCGAGAAAATCATCAAATCTTCGTCCATTCATGCCTCCGAGTATTGCTGAGTGAAACACCAGACCACTAGTGGGTGAAATTGCCAATGCCACGGTCACATTTCTTCCTCGCTGACCACATACTTGATGATAGGCCCTCCTTGACTTCGTGCGGTCCAAATATGGTAGCCACACTCGTCTATAAATACAGTGTGATTTACGACTGCATGACCCATGAACCAGTTTCCATATTCTACTCGATTTTGTAGGACATCAGGGCGGTTTCTATCAGCCGGCAGAGGTCTTGCCAATTTCACTCGATATAACATTCCTTCG
This portion of the Montipora capricornis isolate CH-2021 chromosome 11, ASM3666992v2, whole genome shotgun sequence genome encodes:
- the LOC138024600 gene encoding uncharacterized protein, encoding MATKENYKKNSIGRLRRVWLPYLDRTKSRRAYHQVCGQRGRNVTVALAISPTSGLVFHSAILGGMNGRRFDDFLAQTRLNLNPDEHMIFIYDGAPAHRNPAIPGPNSELRKLPPYSPFLTIVEQAAALKAAIKVDISHPEIQVQMNDRAEARCQGLALGNYRTQLLLQTLQRNIGTITVAKCGQWFRFMQTYLPRCINNKAIEG